The following coding sequences lie in one Candidatus Kryptobacter tengchongensis genomic window:
- a CDS encoding TRAP transporter, DctM subunit gives MLNFFLILLFILFALFRTPLFTVISAIAILSFISTQTDLSAIIIEMARLANTSTLIAIPLFTFAGYILAESNAPKRLVNLTQALFGWIPGGLAIVVLISCAIFTAFTGASGITIVALGGLVFPALIKANYSEKFSLGLVTTSGSLGLLFPPSLPLILYAFVAQVDVDKLFIAGIIPGILLILLLSTFSVIKNYKTIQTQKFSPQNLLRATIDAIWEIPLPLLIIGGIYAGIFTVIEASAITAVYVLLVEFFIYKDLNLKKDLPKIMKESMILVGGILIILASALGLTSYLIDEQIPMKIFEFIQKYISSKYTFLLLLNLFLLVVGMLMDIFSAIIVVVPIITPIALKFGVDPIHLGIIFLTNLEIGYLTPPVGLNLFISSFRFEKPIIKIYLATLPFIFMLFIALLIITYVPEISLFLVRK, from the coding sequence ATGTTAAATTTCTTCCTGATACTTCTTTTCATTCTCTTTGCCCTTTTCAGAACCCCACTTTTTACAGTCATCTCCGCAATTGCGATTTTAAGTTTCATCTCAACGCAGACAGATTTATCAGCAATTATAATTGAGATGGCTCGTCTTGCAAATACATCAACTCTTATTGCCATACCATTATTTACATTTGCTGGATATATCCTCGCTGAAAGTAATGCTCCAAAGCGACTTGTGAACTTAACACAGGCTCTTTTTGGATGGATCCCCGGAGGACTTGCGATTGTTGTGCTTATATCGTGTGCAATTTTCACTGCTTTCACAGGTGCATCTGGGATTACCATAGTTGCTCTCGGCGGACTTGTCTTTCCAGCGCTAATCAAAGCAAACTATTCGGAAAAATTTTCACTCGGTCTTGTGACAACTTCAGGAAGTTTAGGACTTCTTTTCCCACCAAGCTTGCCTTTGATCCTTTATGCATTCGTTGCTCAAGTTGATGTTGATAAACTTTTCATCGCTGGCATCATACCTGGGATTTTGCTTATTCTTTTGCTTTCAACTTTCAGCGTTATAAAAAATTACAAAACCATCCAAACCCAAAAATTTTCACCTCAAAACCTTTTGCGCGCAACTATTGATGCAATTTGGGAAATTCCGCTTCCACTTTTGATAATAGGCGGAATTTACGCTGGGATCTTCACAGTTATAGAGGCATCAGCGATAACTGCGGTTTATGTTTTGCTCGTTGAGTTTTTTATTTATAAAGATTTAAACTTGAAAAAAGACTTACCTAAAATAATGAAAGAAAGCATGATACTTGTAGGGGGAATCCTTATCATCCTCGCTTCCGCCCTCGGGTTAACAAGTTATTTGATAGATGAGCAAATCCCAATGAAAATTTTTGAATTCATACAAAAATATATCTCAAGTAAGTATACATTCCTTCTTCTACTTAATTTATTTCTCCTCGTTGTTGGAATGTTAATGGATATTTTCTCTGCAATTATAGTTGTTGTGCCAATTATAACCCCGATCGCTTTAAAATTTGGAGTTGATCCAATCCATCTTGGAATAATCTTTCTGACAAATCTTGAGATCGGCTACCTTACACCACCTGTTGGCTTAAACTTGTTTATATCAAGTTTCAGATTTGAAAAACCGATAATAAAAATTTATTTGGCAACATTGCCGTTTATATTTATGCTCTTCATCGCACTTTTAATCATAACCTATGTCCCCGAGATATCCCTCTTTCTGGTAAGAAAATAA
- a CDS encoding Por secretion system C-terminal sorting domain-containing protein, producing the protein MKKLKILGLILVFNFSFSQNPEWINFTAGGNYIHALAIEGDYIWVGTYGGGLVKLNMLTGEKVNYTKGSGLPSNYVLAIAIDGQGNKWIGTGGGGLAKFDGVNWTVYNTSNSGLPYDWVYAIAIDGQGNKWIGTYAYGGGLAKFDGVNWTVYNTSNSGLPSNYVSAIAIDEQGNKWIGTWGGLAVYREGGVILLLKPYAYFYSNSLDFDRVYLSEVKSLKLKVENRGGDTLMITGVSIADTSFRFLGNLPMVLNPGDTGFLNFSFKPSSSRFYVDTALIYSNSYPDSVFRLVLKGKGIKPPYLSSSVDSIDFGYVFVGDSVIKFLKLYNLGEIDTIRVVKLEISEPFSVVLSSNVINPGDSLNVILRFKPLSGRVYDGLLKVISTAWNDTLEIKVHGKGMPVVLNTNRRVQSGVVKFICRFNAVDSVKLKSFFYSVDGGSSWRLSSSVSSFAGIGVGVDTIYWDSKVDLNNFESANVAVRMDFSISSFDFSFRIDSVGVDNLAPRFSGVKSYKNLPFGKIILYWDKAVDISQVRYKVFVSDSLVFSGVEVDSAFVSGLRTSTNYNFIIRVSDLFGNESFSSYSVKVNALCDYNGDGKIDAFDLGRYVKSWSELDYSGSDIYPYDGSLPYVIVLGDGKLDVYDVFTFTKIWDYSHTQGLPKVLSFDGFDFAYLTSGGEFVFKPDIFGDFVSYGFEIIHRGVKVDSFNVLRDGISLVFMDSLRDVIYFDYSKFGGIKEDGLELFRIKFGGFGSGDSVVVKFYVYDGNSLSLGKEVLKKVYVLKFDDMPKEFRLYQNYPNPFNPSTFIKFDLPREAKVKLSVYDVMGRLVRVLVDEQMQAGRYRVEFRGDGLASGVYFYRLEAGEFVSVKKMVLVK; encoded by the coding sequence ATGAAAAAATTAAAAATTTTGGGGTTGATTTTAGTTTTCAATTTTTCATTTTCACAAAATCCAGAATGGATTAATTTCACTGCTGGTGGTAATTACATTCATGCACTTGCAATTGAGGGGGATTATATTTGGGTTGGGACATATGGTGGTGGTTTAGTTAAGTTAAATATGCTAACTGGCGAGAAGGTTAACTATACCAAGGGGTCAGGACTGCCGAGTAATTATGTTTTGGCTATTGCGATAGATGGGCAGGGTAACAAATGGATTGGGACAGGTGGAGGAGGATTAGCAAAGTTTGATGGGGTAAACTGGACTGTTTATAACACTTCAAATTCAGGTCTGCCATATGATTGGGTTTATGCAATTGCGATAGATGGGCAGGGTAACAAATGGATTGGGACATATGCATATGGAGGAGGATTAGCAAAGTTTGATGGGGTAAATTGGACAGTTTATAACACTTCAAATTCAGGTCTGCCAAGTAATTATGTTAGTGCAATTGCGATAGATGAGCAGGGGAACAAATGGATTGGGACTTGGGGAGGTCTTGCGGTATATAGGGAAGGTGGAGTGATATTATTATTAAAGCCGTATGCATATTTTTACAGTAATAGTCTTGATTTTGATAGAGTTTACTTAAGTGAGGTTAAGAGTTTGAAATTGAAGGTTGAGAACCGTGGGGGAGATACACTGATGATTACAGGCGTAAGCATAGCTGATACATCATTTAGATTTTTAGGTAATTTGCCCATGGTTTTAAATCCTGGAGATACCGGTTTTTTGAATTTTTCATTTAAACCGAGTTCTTCAAGATTTTATGTTGATACTGCTTTAATTTACAGTAATTCTTATCCTGATAGTGTTTTCAGGCTTGTTTTGAAGGGTAAGGGGATAAAGCCACCGTATTTATCAAGTTCTGTTGATAGCATAGATTTTGGATATGTTTTTGTTGGTGATTCGGTTATTAAGTTTTTAAAACTTTATAATTTGGGTGAGATTGATACGATAAGGGTTGTAAAATTAGAGATTTCAGAGCCTTTTAGCGTTGTTTTATCTTCTAATGTTATAAATCCTGGGGATAGTCTGAATGTTATTTTAAGGTTTAAGCCTTTATCTGGAAGGGTTTATGACGGGCTGTTAAAGGTTATTAGCACTGCTTGGAATGATACATTGGAAATTAAGGTTCATGGTAAAGGGATGCCTGTGGTGTTAAATACTAATAGACGGGTTCAATCTGGTGTTGTAAAGTTTATTTGCCGTTTTAACGCGGTTGATAGCGTTAAGTTAAAAAGTTTCTTTTATTCAGTTGATGGTGGTTCAAGCTGGAGGTTAAGTTCAAGTGTTTCAAGTTTTGCGGGAATAGGGGTTGGGGTTGATACTATATATTGGGATAGCAAGGTGGATTTAAATAATTTTGAATCGGCTAATGTTGCTGTCAGGATGGATTTTTCAATTAGTTCTTTTGATTTTTCATTTAGGATTGACAGCGTTGGTGTGGATAATCTTGCGCCGAGATTTAGTGGGGTAAAATCATATAAGAATTTACCTTTCGGTAAAATTATTCTTTATTGGGATAAGGCGGTTGATATAAGTCAGGTCAGGTATAAAGTTTTTGTCTCTGATAGTTTGGTTTTCTCTGGAGTTGAGGTTGATTCTGCTTTTGTTTCGGGGTTGAGGACATCAACTAATTATAATTTCATCATCAGGGTTAGCGATTTGTTTGGTAATGAGAGCTTTTCTTCTTACAGTGTTAAAGTTAACGCACTTTGTGATTATAACGGGGATGGGAAGATAGATGCTTTTGACCTTGGCAGATATGTTAAGTCGTGGAGTGAACTTGATTATTCGGGTTCGGACATTTATCCTTATGATGGCTCATTGCCATATGTTATTGTTCTTGGGGATGGGAAGCTGGATGTTTATGATGTTTTCACATTTACAAAGATTTGGGATTATTCTCATACCCAAGGTTTGCCAAAGGTTTTGAGTTTTGATGGTTTTGATTTTGCTTATTTAACTTCTGGTGGTGAGTTTGTTTTTAAACCTGATATATTTGGGGATTTTGTAAGTTATGGTTTTGAGATAATCCATCGTGGTGTTAAGGTTGATAGTTTTAATGTTTTGCGTGATGGTATTTCGCTTGTTTTTATGGATAGTTTGAGGGATGTTATTTATTTTGATTATTCAAAGTTTGGTGGGATAAAAGAGGATGGTTTGGAGTTGTTCAGGATTAAGTTTGGTGGGTTTGGGTCTGGAGATAGTGTTGTTGTAAAGTTTTATGTTTATGATGGTAATTCTTTGTCATTGGGCAAGGAAGTTTTGAAGAAGGTTTATGTTTTGAAGTTTGATGATATGCCTAAGGAGTTTCGTTTGTATCAGAATTATCCGAATCCGTTTAATCCTTCAACTTTTATAAAATTTGATTTGCCGAGGGAAGCTAAAGTTAAACTCAGTGTGTATGATGTCATGGGTAGGTTGGTGAGGGTTTTAGTTGATGAACAGATGCAAGCGGGCAGGTATAGAGTTGAGTTCAGGGGTGATGGTTTGGCAAGTGGGGTTTATTTTTACAGGCTTGAGGCGGGTGAATTTGTGAGTGTTAAGAAGATGGTTTTGGTGAAGTGA
- a CDS encoding Por secretion system C-terminal sorting domain-containing protein, whose protein sequence is MRLFLLFSFCLIVLLVSPFFYSEDNFEFVGFATVKNFYRQGDNERLFIPGIAIVKFKAEYRNLLGLRKVEIDEFNNVAVQLGIKSVEKMFPNHEGKLLKSDEPDLSLFYIVRFSEMMDVNFVISKLSRLKSIEYAEPHYIYKPCFVPNDPYFLSRQWYLGKVEIPLAWDITQGDTNIVIGIVDTGIDLDHPDLSANIWRNWREIPNNGIDDDQNGYVDDFIGWDFGGKDNFNNDRAKQDNDPSEKKPVHGTHVAGIASAVTNNGIGVAGAGFKCKIMAVKVSIDDDSDNLIYYGYEGIVYAVDNGAKVINCSWGGGGGSRFEQEVINYATSKGALVVAAAGNNRSDEFHSPSGYKHVLSVASVDSNDVKAGYSNFGETVDVCAPGGVFSVDGGIFNTWYNDTYTNLTGTSMASPLVAGIAGLVRAKFPELTPDQVAEKIRVTAEPIDDKNPSYRYQLGYGRVNAYRALTINSPAVRFEDFVIDDSLGNKDGAIDPGEVIQIKGTFKNYLASASNLVAQLETTDPYVQIISGIFTIGSLGTLQSKNNSDEPFKFKILPNTPENYTVKFVVKIYSGSYNDFVYFKVFVRPTFRDHNANFITLTVTSRGNLAFNDYPSNTQGKGLIYRGGNNLLFEGAFMAGISSSKIVDVARDETGQRQNSDFSPKTSFYLKTPGEISAQDGFSIFTDSLAPGQNRVGIEVLLNSFAFDQTFDDMNFVLLKYSIINRSGVDYQNFRAGLFLDFDLGSAYDNVVVYDQVGNFVYIYDTDPNGEKTLTGVALLNLDEQGVWFINNAGDELWGIYDGFTKSEKWEALSYKGVRRASAGAGDISVVISGGTRIFKNNDTLKIGFAIVCGDSLKVLRNSVLRARERWLQVITDTGFQKTLPKDFVLYQNYPNPFNIETNIKFALPKSANVTIEVFDVAGRKIKTVVKDEKFEAGERVVKFRADDLPSGVYIYRVKADNFEASKKMVLIK, encoded by the coding sequence ATGCGTCTTTTTTTGTTGTTCTCTTTTTGCTTGATTGTGTTGCTTGTTTCACCTTTCTTTTACAGCGAAGATAATTTTGAATTCGTTGGGTTTGCGACGGTAAAAAATTTTTATAGACAAGGTGACAACGAGCGTTTGTTTATACCTGGGATTGCGATTGTTAAGTTTAAAGCGGAATACAGAAATTTGCTTGGTTTGAGAAAAGTTGAAATAGATGAATTTAACAATGTGGCTGTTCAACTTGGGATAAAATCAGTTGAGAAGATGTTTCCGAATCATGAGGGGAAATTGTTAAAAAGTGATGAGCCGGATTTAAGCTTATTTTATATTGTTCGTTTTTCGGAGATGATGGATGTTAACTTCGTCATTTCAAAGCTTTCACGACTTAAAAGCATTGAATACGCTGAGCCACATTATATTTATAAACCTTGTTTTGTTCCAAATGATCCATATTTTTTAAGCCGTCAATGGTATCTCGGGAAGGTTGAAATTCCACTTGCTTGGGATATAACCCAAGGTGATACAAATATAGTGATTGGTATTGTTGATACGGGGATTGACCTTGATCATCCTGATCTTTCGGCAAATATATGGCGTAATTGGAGGGAAATTCCAAACAATGGAATTGACGATGATCAGAATGGTTATGTTGATGATTTTATTGGTTGGGATTTCGGGGGAAAAGATAATTTTAACAACGATAGGGCAAAGCAAGACAATGACCCGAGCGAGAAGAAGCCAGTTCATGGGACTCATGTTGCGGGCATTGCTTCTGCTGTGACGAATAATGGCATAGGGGTTGCGGGCGCTGGTTTTAAGTGTAAAATTATGGCTGTTAAGGTTTCTATTGATGATGATTCAGATAATTTAATTTACTATGGTTATGAGGGTATCGTTTATGCGGTTGATAATGGTGCAAAAGTTATAAATTGTAGTTGGGGTGGTGGGGGTGGCTCAAGATTTGAACAGGAGGTAATCAATTATGCCACTTCAAAGGGTGCGCTCGTTGTTGCTGCTGCTGGAAATAATAGAAGTGATGAATTTCACTCTCCATCTGGATATAAGCATGTGTTAAGCGTTGCCTCTGTTGACTCAAATGATGTCAAAGCTGGTTATTCAAATTTTGGAGAAACAGTTGATGTTTGTGCCCCAGGTGGAGTTTTTTCTGTTGATGGTGGAATTTTTAACACCTGGTATAACGATACATATACAAATTTAACCGGGACTTCAATGGCAAGTCCGCTTGTGGCTGGAATCGCTGGGCTTGTGAGAGCAAAGTTCCCTGAATTAACACCTGATCAAGTGGCTGAAAAAATCAGGGTTACAGCTGAACCTATAGATGATAAAAATCCAAGTTATCGTTATCAACTTGGCTATGGTCGTGTAAATGCATATAGAGCTTTAACAATTAACTCGCCAGCTGTGAGATTTGAAGATTTTGTGATTGATGATTCTCTTGGGAATAAAGACGGCGCAATTGATCCTGGTGAAGTGATACAAATTAAGGGAACTTTTAAGAATTATCTCGCTTCGGCTTCAAATCTTGTCGCACAGCTTGAAACCACAGACCCTTATGTTCAGATAATAAGCGGGATTTTTACGATAGGCTCTCTTGGAACTTTACAGTCTAAAAACAATTCAGATGAGCCGTTTAAATTTAAAATTTTGCCCAATACCCCTGAAAATTACACAGTTAAGTTCGTCGTTAAAATTTATTCTGGCTCATATAATGATTTCGTGTATTTCAAAGTTTTTGTTAGACCTACATTTAGGGATCATAATGCTAATTTCATAACTTTAACCGTAACAAGTCGTGGTAACCTTGCTTTCAATGACTATCCTTCAAATACGCAAGGTAAGGGTTTAATTTATCGTGGTGGGAATAATTTACTTTTTGAAGGTGCTTTTATGGCAGGAATCAGCAGTTCAAAAATTGTGGATGTTGCAAGGGATGAGACAGGACAGAGACAAAATAGCGATTTTTCACCTAAAACATCTTTTTATCTTAAAACACCTGGGGAAATCTCCGCTCAAGATGGCTTCTCAATCTTTACAGATTCACTCGCACCTGGGCAAAATAGGGTTGGGATTGAGGTTTTGCTTAATAGCTTCGCATTTGATCAAACTTTTGATGATATGAATTTCGTTTTGCTTAAATATTCTATTATTAACAGGTCAGGGGTTGATTATCAAAATTTCAGAGCTGGCTTATTCCTTGATTTTGACCTTGGGAGCGCATATGATAATGTCGTGGTTTATGATCAAGTTGGGAATTTTGTTTATATCTATGATACTGATCCAAATGGTGAAAAAACTTTAACGGGAGTTGCTCTTTTAAATTTGGATGAGCAAGGGGTTTGGTTTATAAATAATGCTGGGGATGAACTTTGGGGAATTTATGATGGATTTACGAAATCTGAGAAGTGGGAAGCGTTAAGTTATAAGGGAGTGAGAAGAGCGAGTGCTGGGGCAGGTGATATTTCGGTTGTGATCTCGGGTGGGACGAGAATTTTTAAAAACAATGATACTTTGAAAATTGGTTTTGCGATTGTATGTGGTGATAGTTTAAAGGTTTTAAGAAATTCAGTTTTAAGAGCAAGAGAAAGATGGTTGCAGGTCATCACCGATACTGGTTTTCAAAAGACATTACCCAAAGATTTTGTTCTTTACCAAAATTATCCGAATCCATTTAACATTGAGACAAATATAAAGTTTGCTCTTCCGAAATCAGCAAATGTAACGATTGAAGTTTTTGATGTAGCTGGGAGGAAGATAAAAACAGTCGTCAAAGATGAGAAATTTGAGGCTGGTGAAAGAGTTGTTAAGTTTAGAGCTGATGATTTGCCAAGCGGGGTTTACATTTATAGAGTTAAAGCTGATAATTTTGAGGCGAGTAAGAAAATGGTTTTGATAAAGTGA
- a CDS encoding octaprenyl-diphosphate synthase: MNLNEIIQPVKEELIEFERSFKRTMFSKVKLLNIIVHYILRQKGKRIRPTLVFLSAKLVGDINESTFHAATLVELLHTATLIHDDVVDESDMRRGFPSLNAIWGNKVAVLVGDFFLAQGLLLSLKNKEYKFLHITSEAVRRMSEGELLEIQSARGNSIDEEIYFRIISDKTASLISTCCELGAVSATDDESVAYKLKNFGENLGIAFQLRDDLLDYMGDSNITGKPVGSDIREGKITLPLIYALKNSPGKEARRVIKIIKNNPKIKDIYFVIDFVKAYGGIDYTLKVAEDYLERAKQFIVDFSESPAKESLIKLTNFVLERVS; this comes from the coding sequence GTGAATTTAAATGAAATTATACAGCCCGTCAAGGAAGAGCTTATTGAATTTGAGCGTTCTTTTAAAAGGACGATGTTTTCAAAGGTTAAGCTTCTTAACATAATTGTTCATTATATTTTAAGGCAGAAGGGGAAAAGAATAAGACCAACGCTCGTTTTTCTATCCGCAAAACTCGTTGGAGATATAAATGAATCAACTTTTCATGCAGCTACGCTTGTTGAGCTTCTTCATACCGCAACTCTTATCCATGATGATGTTGTGGATGAATCCGATATGAGGCGTGGTTTCCCTTCGTTAAATGCAATTTGGGGGAACAAAGTTGCTGTCCTCGTTGGTGATTTCTTTCTGGCTCAGGGATTACTTTTATCCTTAAAGAACAAGGAATATAAGTTCCTCCATATAACAAGTGAAGCGGTAAGAAGAATGAGCGAAGGGGAATTGCTTGAAATTCAAAGTGCAAGGGGAAATAGCATTGACGAGGAAATATATTTTAGAATAATTTCGGATAAAACAGCTTCTCTTATCTCAACTTGTTGCGAGCTCGGTGCCGTGAGCGCAACTGATGATGAGAGCGTGGCATATAAGCTTAAAAATTTTGGGGAAAATTTAGGAATCGCTTTTCAATTGCGTGATGATTTGCTTGATTATATGGGTGATAGTAATATTACGGGGAAACCAGTTGGTTCAGATATAAGGGAGGGTAAGATAACTTTACCATTAATTTACGCTTTGAAGAATTCACCTGGAAAAGAGGCTCGGCGTGTGATTAAAATCATAAAAAATAATCCAAAGATTAAGGATATTTATTTTGTGATTGATTTTGTCAAAGCGTATGGAGGAATTGATTATACTTTGAAGGTAGCCGAAGATTACCTCGAGAGGGCGAAACAATTTATCGTTGATTTTTCTGAATCACCAGCAAAGGAGTCTCTGATAAAACTTACTAATTTTGTTCTTGAAAGGGTAAGTTAA
- a CDS encoding Sec-independent protein translocase TatC: MAEIDTKNANANEVEVYEKEMTFWEHLEELRSRIIKSLLGIIVGVIFCALFSDTIVNGILIVPAKKAGFELQNLKPYGQFMLYMQVVVISGFVLSLPFTLYQFWKFVEPGLLPREKKYVLWIVLFSSFCFFAGIVFAYFVLLPVSLKFFAGFGSGEIKNIIAINEYMSFVIGLILASGIVFELPMLSFFLGRIGILTPAFMRHYRKHAVVVILIIAAVLTPGPDIASQATLAIPLYLLYEISIFVVQLTGKKPKI, translated from the coding sequence ATGGCTGAGATTGATACGAAGAATGCAAATGCTAATGAAGTTGAGGTTTATGAAAAGGAGATGACATTTTGGGAGCACCTTGAGGAGTTGAGGTCAAGGATTATAAAGTCGTTGCTTGGGATTATTGTTGGAGTTATATTTTGTGCTCTTTTCAGTGATACAATAGTTAATGGGATTTTGATTGTTCCAGCCAAAAAAGCTGGGTTTGAACTTCAGAATCTCAAGCCTTACGGTCAATTTATGCTTTATATGCAGGTTGTTGTCATTTCTGGATTTGTTTTGAGTTTACCTTTCACGCTTTATCAATTTTGGAAATTTGTTGAGCCAGGTTTATTGCCACGGGAAAAGAAATATGTTTTATGGATAGTGCTTTTTTCATCTTTTTGTTTTTTTGCTGGAATAGTTTTCGCTTATTTTGTTCTTCTTCCCGTTTCGTTAAAATTTTTTGCTGGGTTTGGAAGCGGGGAAATAAAAAATATAATTGCAATAAATGAGTATATGAGTTTTGTCATCGGGCTTATTCTTGCATCCGGGATTGTATTTGAGCTTCCGATGCTTTCATTTTTTCTTGGTAGGATTGGCATATTAACGCCTGCTTTCATGAGGCATTATAGAAAGCATGCTGTTGTTGTAATTTTGATAATAGCTGCTGTGTTAACCCCAGGACCTGATATCGCAAGTCAAGCCACTCTTGCAATCCCCCTTTATTTGCTTTATGAAATTAGCATATTTGTCGTTCAGCTTACAGGAAAAAAACCTAAAATTTAA
- a CDS encoding Alpha-amylase/alpha-mannosidase, GH57 family: METIKVAFLWHQHQPYYKEDGEYLLPWVRFHGIKDYWDMVRILDDYPKIKQTFNLAPSLIIQIIDYVKNKAEDKILKLTLKKAQELTEDDKFEILKNFFMANFDRMIKPYPRYLELFNKRGGFSYNTEKFEEVSPNFTEQDWLDLQVWYNLVWVGEYSKYDEPFKRFFEKGRNFTEEEKQLLIRGHYEILSRIIPKHVEAQERGQIEVSISPFYHPILPLLCDNSIAKISSPDIKLPAKKFTHPEDADAQIKKSIALYAEIFGKMPNGMWPSEGSISEEVLNLMAENKIKWTASDEEVLFKSLALENDKTKNIDRLKIYKPYYIKTPFGEIKIVFRDRILSDLIGFVYSSWNPDDSARDLVNRILKIRDDIIKNEGEEALKNSIISIILDGENCWEYYQSDGKDFLRTLYWLISNDERIETVRLNDFLANAEAVELKKVFPGSWINANFKIWIGHEEDNRAWDLLKQTRDFLTREISKGKHSEDKIKKAWEEIYIAEGSDWCWWFGDEHVTAQADEFDMLFRKHLIRVYEILGAEPPIELLHPIKRKFVKFFIVEPKKFIYPTVDGSRTRNYEWEGAGYYDVAQTGMTMHQTFTIVKRIYFGFNEANFFIRVDTSKDLTQNHKIEIHFIEPCEIRIEFNHEGFSVRKIGRKDKQEIFEIKYAFKEIFEFAISRKTLCAEGEISKVKFHIHVYEDHKAIEKWPKEESIVINFKNKAQ; this comes from the coding sequence ATGGAAACAATCAAGGTTGCATTCCTATGGCATCAACATCAACCCTATTATAAAGAAGATGGCGAATATCTTCTACCGTGGGTCAGATTCCATGGAATTAAAGATTACTGGGATATGGTAAGAATACTTGATGACTACCCAAAGATAAAACAAACATTTAATCTTGCCCCTTCACTCATCATCCAAATCATAGACTATGTCAAAAACAAAGCTGAAGATAAAATTCTTAAGCTCACACTAAAAAAAGCCCAAGAACTTACAGAGGACGACAAATTTGAAATTTTGAAAAACTTCTTCATGGCAAATTTTGATAGAATGATAAAACCTTATCCAAGATATCTTGAACTTTTCAACAAACGTGGCGGATTTTCATACAACACGGAAAAATTTGAAGAAGTAAGCCCCAACTTTACCGAGCAAGACTGGCTTGACCTCCAAGTTTGGTACAACCTCGTTTGGGTTGGCGAATATAGCAAATACGATGAACCGTTTAAAAGATTTTTTGAAAAAGGAAGGAATTTTACAGAAGAGGAAAAACAACTCTTAATTCGGGGACACTATGAAATTTTATCCAGGATAATTCCAAAACATGTTGAAGCCCAAGAAAGAGGACAAATTGAAGTTAGCATAAGCCCCTTTTATCACCCCATTCTGCCATTGCTATGCGATAATTCAATAGCTAAAATTTCCTCACCTGATATAAAACTGCCAGCTAAAAAATTTACACATCCAGAAGATGCCGATGCCCAAATAAAAAAATCAATTGCACTTTACGCTGAAATTTTCGGTAAAATGCCAAATGGAATGTGGCCAAGCGAGGGAAGTATAAGTGAAGAGGTTCTAAACCTAATGGCTGAAAATAAAATTAAATGGACAGCATCAGATGAAGAAGTTCTGTTTAAATCCCTTGCCCTTGAAAACGATAAAACAAAAAACATTGACAGGCTCAAAATTTACAAACCGTATTATATCAAAACTCCATTTGGAGAAATTAAAATTGTCTTTAGAGATCGCATACTCTCCGACTTGATTGGATTTGTATATTCAAGCTGGAACCCTGACGATTCAGCGCGCGACCTTGTAAATAGAATTTTAAAAATTCGTGATGATATAATAAAAAACGAAGGTGAAGAAGCACTGAAAAACTCAATCATAAGTATAATCCTTGATGGTGAAAATTGTTGGGAATATTACCAAAGCGATGGAAAAGATTTTTTAAGAACACTTTACTGGCTAATTTCAAACGATGAGAGAATTGAAACTGTAAGATTAAATGATTTCCTTGCAAACGCCGAAGCAGTTGAATTGAAAAAGGTTTTCCCTGGTTCGTGGATAAACGCAAATTTTAAAATCTGGATAGGACACGAAGAAGATAACAGAGCATGGGATTTGCTTAAGCAGACCCGTGATTTCCTCACCCGTGAGATCTCAAAAGGCAAACATAGTGAAGATAAAATCAAAAAAGCATGGGAAGAAATTTATATTGCCGAGGGAAGCGATTGGTGTTGGTGGTTCGGAGATGAACATGTAACCGCACAAGCGGACGAATTTGATATGCTCTTCAGAAAACATTTGATAAGGGTTTACGAGATACTTGGAGCTGAACCACCAATTGAACTTCTACACCCAATCAAACGCAAATTTGTTAAGTTCTTTATTGTTGAACCAAAGAAATTTATTTACCCAACGGTTGATGGCTCAAGAACACGAAACTATGAATGGGAAGGAGCGGGTTATTACGATGTCGCACAAACTGGAATGACAATGCATCAAACATTTACAATTGTAAAAAGAATTTACTTCGGATTTAACGAAGCAAATTTCTTTATCAGAGTTGACACATCAAAAGATTTAACCCAAAACCATAAAATTGAAATACACTTCATTGAACCATGCGAAATAAGGATTGAATTTAATCACGAAGGCTTCTCTGTAAGAAAAATTGGGAGAAAAGATAAACAGGAGATATTTGAGATAAAATACGCATTTAAAGAAATTTTTGAATTTGCAATAAGCAGAAAAACATTGTGCGCAGAAGGAGAAATTTCAAAAGTTAAATTTCACATTCATGTTTATGAAGATCACAAAGCGATTGAAAAATGGCCAAAGGAAGAATCAATCGTTATAAATTTTAAAAATAAAGCCCAATGA